Proteins from one Oscillatoria nigro-viridis PCC 7112 genomic window:
- a CDS encoding HlyD family efflux transporter periplasmic adaptor subunit: protein MVHRATADGLSSTPSLVKQLLVVAAVATVAAGGTTGYTIWRSRIPDPNAVAAAAAVAASQLTRVTALGRLEPRGEVIKVSASGAAEGNRIDRLLVKEGDRVKTGQTIAILDSRDRLQAAFDQAQEQVRVAEANLAKVKAGAKNGEIQAQKATISRLSADRINEIAAQQAIVSRLEVDRSTEIAAQQATIARIRAEQQGEIQTQEAAIARLQAELRNAQSEDRRYSQLYLEGAISASTSDSKKLAAETTKQQLNEGKAKLNQIQQSGQQQINEAQAKLNQIQQSGQQQINEAQAKLSQIQQSRQQQINEAAANLDRIAEVRPVDIAAAAAEVSSAASAAKQAKANLDLAYIRAPRDAQVLKIHTHPGEKVGNDGIVELGQTREMLAVAEIYESDVDKVRLGQTAKITSDALIGELRGTVEHIGLQVQRQNIVNTDPSANIDGRIVEVKVRLDAASSQKVAGLTNLQVKVAIGELKD from the coding sequence ATGGTACACCGGGCAACAGCGGACGGCTTATCCTCAACTCCATCCCTAGTTAAACAACTCCTAGTTGTGGCAGCAGTAGCAACCGTGGCGGCAGGGGGAACTACAGGCTACACGATCTGGCGATCGCGCATACCCGATCCCAACGCAGTAGCAGCAGCAGCCGCCGTCGCAGCATCCCAATTAACCCGAGTTACAGCCTTGGGGCGACTCGAACCCAGAGGAGAAGTAATTAAAGTCTCCGCCTCCGGTGCGGCGGAAGGAAACCGGATCGATCGACTCTTAGTAAAAGAGGGAGACAGGGTGAAAACAGGTCAGACGATCGCAATTTTGGACAGTCGCGATCGCCTGCAAGCCGCCTTCGACCAAGCCCAAGAACAAGTGCGCGTCGCCGAGGCAAACCTAGCAAAAGTCAAAGCAGGAGCTAAAAACGGCGAAATTCAAGCCCAAAAAGCGACTATTAGCCGTTTATCAGCCGATCGCATCAACGAGATCGCAGCGCAACAGGCGATCGTCAGCCGCCTAGAAGTCGATCGCAGCACCGAAATCGCAGCGCAACAAGCCACAATTGCTCGCATCAGGGCCGAACAGCAAGGGGAAATTCAAACTCAAGAAGCCGCAATTGCCCGCCTGCAAGCCGAACTCCGCAACGCCCAAAGCGAGGATCGGCGGTACTCGCAACTGTATCTAGAGGGAGCAATCTCTGCTTCCACCAGCGACAGCAAAAAACTAGCCGCCGAAACAACTAAACAGCAACTCAACGAAGGAAAGGCAAAACTGAATCAAATTCAGCAATCGGGCCAACAGCAAATTAACGAAGCCCAAGCCAAACTCAACCAAATTCAGCAATCGGGCCAACAGCAAATTAACGAAGCCCAAGCCAAACTCAGCCAAATTCAGCAATCTCGACAACAGCAGATTAACGAAGCTGCAGCAAATCTCGATCGCATCGCCGAAGTGCGGCCCGTTGACATAGCAGCAGCCGCCGCCGAAGTCAGTTCCGCCGCTTCAGCCGCCAAACAAGCCAAAGCCAATCTGGATCTAGCTTACATCCGTGCTCCCAGAGACGCCCAAGTCCTGAAAATTCACACGCATCCGGGAGAAAAAGTGGGAAACGACGGCATTGTCGAACTCGGACAAACTCGCGAGATGCTGGCTGTGGCGGAAATCTACGAAAGCGACGTGGACAAAGTACGCCTCGGACAAACCGCCAAAATTACTAGCGATGCTTTGATCGGCGAATTGCGGGGAACTGTCGAACATATTGGTTTGCAAGTGCAGCGCCAAAACATTGTTAACACCGATCCTTCTGCGAATATTGATGGTCGAATTGTGGAAGTAAAAGTGCGTTTGGATGCAGCTTCCAGCCAGAAAGTAGCGGGATTAACCAATTTGCAAGTCAAAGTGGCGATCGGCGAACTTAAAGATTAA
- a CDS encoding TetR/AcrR family transcriptional regulator — MARTKPSEPDSAAASDKTEQILQGAMQEFLTHGYAGTSMDKVAKTGGVSKATVYSYFQDKEGLFAALVQRLAREKVHFTVLDEEPAVALRFLATNILDQATHEPEFLNFVRLVIAESGRFPQLAQTFVKNLAKPGIDRLAEYLASHPELKLPDPEATARIFIGALVYFQLMQHMMHGKEIIPMERDRLIDGLLHLVLGPQSNS, encoded by the coding sequence ATGGCCAGGACAAAACCCAGCGAACCAGACAGCGCCGCAGCAAGTGACAAAACCGAGCAAATCCTGCAAGGTGCGATGCAAGAATTTTTAACCCACGGCTACGCGGGGACGAGTATGGACAAGGTAGCGAAGACGGGGGGAGTTTCCAAAGCCACGGTTTACAGCTATTTTCAAGATAAAGAAGGATTATTCGCGGCCTTGGTGCAGCGGCTGGCGCGAGAAAAAGTCCATTTTACAGTTCTGGATGAAGAACCGGCCGTAGCGCTGCGATTCCTTGCCACAAATATATTGGATCAGGCGACCCACGAACCAGAATTTCTCAATTTCGTAAGGTTAGTGATTGCGGAGTCGGGGCGTTTTCCCCAGCTAGCGCAGACTTTTGTGAAAAACTTAGCTAAACCGGGGATCGATCGGCTAGCAGAATATTTGGCATCGCATCCAGAGTTAAAATTGCCCGATCCGGAGGCAACGGCGCGAATTTTTATCGGAGCTTTGGTATATTTTCAGTTAATGCAGCATATGATGCACGGTAAAGAGATTATCCCAATGGAGCGCGATCGACTGATCGACGGTCTCCTGCACTTGGTTTTAGGCCCGCAGTCTAATTCCTAA
- a CDS encoding mechanosensitive ion channel domain-containing protein, which produces MTAQKTLSPEFQLNTIPEEVWTQLSQILTATLFKIGENPVSLQSLGELIVLLMAILVIARFFTNFLKESLLVRMGIDEGNREAIAVIIGYLIVALGVIFAIQSIGFNLASFAVVVGGLGVGIGFGIQDLTTNFVSGLTLLLDRPVKVGDFVELEGLMGIVKKISIRSTIIQTNDDSSVIVPNSKMISNKIVNWSYENSLLCLRVPVEVAENSNPLLVTETLLNIAYAEAGVLYEPHPKVLFVEFGDDSFKFELLVWTDRPTEREVIKSSLNFAIEYNFRQHKIDFPFNDREIYLQNPEVLLSMFNKKETAIDLPNSYSENEQKPPFFAEKLKKPSSLSCLLREVEYFENLTDLELRQLIEVGYRKRLRSQEYLFHENDPGDAFYMILSGSVEVFVEAIDKHLNYLGTGQFFGELSLMLGIPRTASVRALEETILFAINKEGFQKVLTERPDLSEQIIKEIVKHKEELRERQQLLREMELVDAAEEDETPVEWVRKRLKDLFTI; this is translated from the coding sequence ATGACCGCACAAAAAACATTATCACCTGAATTTCAATTGAATACAATACCAGAAGAAGTATGGACACAGCTATCGCAAATATTGACAGCTACCCTATTTAAAATAGGTGAAAATCCTGTATCCCTGCAGTCACTGGGGGAACTGATTGTATTGTTGATGGCTATCCTTGTCATAGCACGCTTTTTTACAAACTTTCTTAAAGAAAGCTTGCTTGTTCGCATGGGAATTGACGAGGGAAACCGGGAAGCAATCGCAGTAATTATTGGGTATTTAATAGTAGCTTTGGGAGTAATATTCGCCATCCAAAGCATCGGCTTCAACCTCGCTTCTTTTGCAGTAGTTGTGGGGGGATTGGGAGTCGGAATTGGCTTCGGAATACAGGATTTAACAACTAATTTTGTCAGCGGCTTAACACTGCTTTTAGACAGACCTGTGAAAGTCGGAGACTTTGTGGAATTAGAAGGATTGATGGGAATTGTCAAAAAAATCTCGATTCGATCGACTATTATTCAAACCAATGACGACTCCAGCGTCATAGTTCCCAACAGCAAAATGATTAGCAACAAAATTGTTAACTGGAGTTACGAAAACTCGCTACTCTGTCTGCGAGTTCCCGTAGAAGTAGCCGAGAATAGTAACCCGCTGTTAGTGACAGAAACTCTGTTAAATATTGCTTACGCGGAAGCCGGAGTTTTGTACGAACCGCATCCGAAAGTATTGTTTGTCGAGTTTGGCGATGATAGTTTTAAATTTGAACTTTTAGTGTGGACGGACAGGCCGACTGAAAGAGAAGTAATTAAAAGTTCTTTGAATTTTGCAATTGAATACAATTTCCGCCAGCATAAAATTGATTTTCCGTTCAATGACAGAGAAATTTATTTGCAAAACCCCGAAGTTCTGTTGTCAATGTTCAACAAAAAAGAAACTGCAATTGACCTCCCGAACAGTTACTCGGAAAATGAGCAAAAACCGCCATTTTTTGCAGAGAAACTGAAAAAGCCATCGTCCCTTAGCTGTTTGCTGCGAGAGGTGGAATACTTTGAAAATCTGACCGATCTTGAATTGCGGCAATTGATTGAAGTTGGATACCGCAAACGGCTGCGATCGCAAGAATATTTGTTTCATGAAAACGACCCCGGAGATGCTTTTTACATGATTCTTTCAGGTTCAGTAGAAGTTTTTGTAGAAGCTATTGACAAACATCTGAATTACCTCGGTACAGGTCAGTTTTTCGGGGAACTTTCTTTGATGTTGGGCATCCCCAGAACTGCTTCGGTGAGAGCTTTAGAAGAAACAATTTTGTTTGCCATAAACAAAGAAGGTTTCCAGAAAGTTTTAACTGAACGACCTGATTTATCTGAACAGATTATTAAAGAAATTGTCAAACACAAAGAAGAACTCCGCGAGAGACAGCAATTATTGCGAGAAATGGAATTGGTAGATGCAGCAGAAGAGGATGAAACTCCAGTAGAATGGGTGAGAAAACGGCTAAAAGATCTATTTACTATTTGA